One Festucalex cinctus isolate MCC-2025b chromosome 3, RoL_Fcin_1.0, whole genome shotgun sequence DNA window includes the following coding sequences:
- the syt8 gene encoding synaptotagmin VIII isoform X1 yields the protein MWLPSSSSSSPSAIVSDLLNTNTTASDLVHGIIEKIPLPQWAVYILSAVGGIVLLLVVCCVCVCCCRIKRKKRRQKPAEPLVKLQTQTGGEPAQPDAGDGASKQPRGKLLYSLEFDAAVSELVVGVKQASSLKAMDLRGTSDPYVKVYILPDKTKTCETKVLKNTLNAVFNETFNFQISKANLLTSTAVLQVFDFDRFSKHQIIGELRLKLGQVDWNHVIEEWRDLQEPADVEEENLGEICFSLRYVPTPGKLTVVILEAKNLKSTDRDGSSDPYVKVQLALDKRKWKKKTTSIKKNTLNPYYNEAFTFRVSMEQIQRVNVVISVWDYDPMTPNDPTGKIFLGCDAPGNQLRHWADMLANPRRPVAQWHALLSMQQIDATLALKKKIPLASNLPF from the exons ATGTGGTTGCcttcgtcatcgtcgtcgtcacccTCTGCAATCGTCTCTGACCTCCTCAACACCAACACCACAGCCAGTGACCTGGTACACGGGATCATTGAGAAAATCCCAC TACCTCAGTGGGCCGTCTACATCCTGTCGGCGGTGGGCGGGATCGTGCTCCTGTTGGTGGTGtgctgcgtgtgcgtgtgctgcTGCCGAATCAAACGCAAGAAACGGCGGCAGAAGCCAGCGGAACCCCTGGTGAAACTTCAGACGCAAACCGGCGGCGAGCCG GCTCAACCCGACGCGGGCGACGGCGCCAGCAAACAGCCGCGAGGGAAACTGCTGTACTCGCTGGAGTTCGACGCCGCTGTCTCCGAG CTGGTGGTGGGCGTGAAGCAAGCTAGCAGCCTGAAGGCCATGGACCTGCGAGGAACTTCTGACCCTTACGTCAAGGTCTACATTCTGCCTGATAAGACCAAGACCTGCGAGACCAAAGTCCTGAAGAACACGCTCAACGCCGTCTTCAACGAGACCTTCAACTTTCAG ATCTCCAAGGCGAATTTGTTGACGTCGACGGCCGTCCTGCAGGTGTTCGACTTCGACCGCTTCTCCAAACACCAAATCATCGGAGAGCTGCGCCTGAAACTCGGACAAGTGGACTGGAATCACGTCATCGAGGAGTGGAGGGACCTCCAAGAGCCCGCCGACGTGGAG GAGGAGAACCTCGGCGAGATCTGCTTCTCTCTGCGTTACGTTCCCACACCCGGCAAACTGACGGTCGTCATCCTGGAGGCCAAAAACCTCAAGAGCACAGACCGGGACGGAAGCTCAG ATCCGTACGTGAAGGTGCAACTTGCGCTGGACAAGCGCAaatggaagaagaagacgacgtcCATCAAGAAGAACACGCTCAACCCGTACTACAACGAGGCCTTCACCTTCAGAGTCAGCATGGAGCAaattcag CGCGTCAACGTGGTGATCTCGGTGTGGGACTACGACCCCATGACCCCCAACGACCCGACGGGCAAGATCTTCCTGGGCTGCGACGCGCCGGGCAACCAGCTGCGGCACTGGGCCGACATGCTGGCCAACCCGCGCCGGCCCGTGGCGCAGTGGCACGCGCTGCTCTCCATGCAGCAGATCGACGCCACCCTCGCCCTCAAGAAGAAGATACCGCTCGCCAGCAACTTGCCGTTCTGA
- the LOC144016552 gene encoding troponin I, fast skeletal muscle-like — protein MSEKKMTLSRKHQLKSVMLAIAKAHLEQEARQREEERLHYMARCCPPLALAGTMQELQELCREIHRKIDVVDEERYDLEMKVNKAKKEVEDLKMKVQDVTGKFKKPTLKKVRMSADAMLKALLGSKHTVNMDLRANLKQVKKEVKDEDKELRDVVDWRKNIEDKSGMDGRKKMFEADA, from the exons ATGTCGGA AAAGAAAATGACTTTGAGTCGTAAACATCAGCTCAAG AGCGTGATGCTCGCCATCGCCAAAGCTCACCTGGAGCAGGAAGCCCGGCAGCGTGAGGAGGAGCGGCTGCACTACATGGCTCGATGCTGCCCTCCGCTGGCGCTTGCCGGTACCATGCAAGAGCTACAG GAGCTGTGCCGGGAGATCCACCGCAAGATCGACGTGGTGGACGAGGAGCGCTACGACCTTGAGATGAAGGTCAACAAGGCCAAGAAGGAG GTGGAAGACCTGAAGATGAAAGTTCAGGACGTGACGGGCAAGTTCAAGAAGCCGACGCTGAAGAAGGTGCGCATGTCGGCCGACGCCATGTTGAAGGCGCTGCTGGGCTCCAAGCACACCGTCAACATGGACCTGAGGGCCAACCTCAAGCAGGTCAAGAAGGAGGTCAAGGACGAG GATAAAGAGCTTCGCGACGTTGTGGACTGGCGCAAGAACATCGAGGACAAGTCGGGCATGGACGGCCGAAAGAAAATGTTCGAGGCCGACGCCTAA
- the dld gene encoding dihydrolipoyl dehydrogenase, mitochondrial, with amino-acid sequence MHTWTQLYRTLATRSQQFPCKLHGAAALSVRTYADKAAIDADVTVVGSGPGGYVAAIKAAQLGFKTVCVEKNATLGGTCLNVGCIPSKALLNNSYLYHLAHGKDFESRGIEISGISLNLEKMMAQKSGAVKALTGGIAHLFKQNKVTHVSGFGKVTGKNQVTATMADGSEQVINTKNILIATGSEVTPFPGIQIDEETVVSSTGALSLQKVPEELIVIGAGVIGVELGSVWQRLGAKVTAVEFLGHVGGMGIDMEISKNFQRILQKQGVKFKLGTKVLGATRRPDGKMDVAVEAAAGGKSETLTSDVLLVCIGRRPFTQDLGLEGVGIQLDNRGRVPVNGRFQTNVPSIYAIGDVVAGPMLAHKAEDEGIICVEGMAGGAVHIDYNCVPSVIYTHPEVAWVGKTEEQLKEEGVPYKVGKFPFAANSRAKTNADTDGLVKILSHKETDRMLGAHILGSGAGEMINEAALAMEYGASCEDVARVCHAHPTVSEAFREANLAASFGKAINF; translated from the exons ATGCACACCTGGACGCAGTTATATCGAACTCTCGCCACG CGAAGTCAGCAGTTCCCATGCAAGCTGCACGGAGCGGCGGCGTTGTCGGTCCGAACGTACGCCGATAAAGCAGCCA TCGACGCGGACGTCACAGTGGTGGGATCCGGCCCAGGCGGTTACGTCGCCGCCATCAAAGCCGCGCAGCTCGGCTTCAAG ACAGTTTGTGTGGAGAAAAACGCCACGCTGGGTGGAACCTGCCTGAATGTCGGCTGCATCCCTTCCAAA gcGCTTCTGAACAACTCGTACCTGTATCACCTGGCTCACGGCAAAGACTTTGAGAGCAGGGGCATCGAAA ttTCCGGCATCTCCCTCAACCTGGAGAAGATGATGGCGCAGAAAAGCGGGGCGGTCAAAGCGCTCACCGGCGGCATCGCGCATCTCTTCAAGCAGAACAAA GTGACGCACGTCAGCGGCTTCGGCAAGGTGACGGGAAAGAACCAGGTGACGGCCACGATGGCCGACGGCAGCGAGCAAGTCATCAACACCAAGAACATCCTCATCGCCACGGGCTCCGAAGTCACGCCCTTCCCGGGAATTCAG ATCGACGAGGAGACGGTGGTGTCGTCGACGGGCGCGCTGTCCCTGCAGAAAGTTCCGGAGGAGCTGATCGTCATCGGCGCCGGCGTGATCGGCGTGGAGCTG GGCTCCGTGTGGCAGCGGTTGGGCGCCAAGGTGACGGCGGTGGAGTTCCTGGGCCACGTGGGCGGCATGGGCATCGACATGGAGATCTCCAAGAACTTCCAGCGCATCCTGCAGAAGCAAGGCGTCAAGTTCAAGCTGGGCACCAAAGTGCTGGGCGCCACGCGGAGGCCCGATGGCAAAATGGACGTGGC CGTGGAGGCGGCGGCCGGCGGCAAGAGCGAAACGTTGACGAGCGACGTGCTGCTGGTGTGCATCGGCCGGCGACCGTTCACTCAAGACTTGGGCTTGGAGGGCGTCGGCATCCAGCTGGACAACCGCGGCCGCGTCCCCGTCAACGGACGCTTCCAGACCAACGTGCCAAG CATCTACGCCATCGGGGACGTGGTGGCGGGGCCCATGCTGGCCCACAAGGCGGAGGACGAGGGCATCATCTGCGTGGAGGGCATGGCGGGCGGCGCCGTGCACATCGACTACAACTGCGTGCCCTCCGTCATCTACACGCACCCCGAGGTGGCCTGGGTGGGCAAGACCGAGGAGCAGCTCAAGGAAGAG GGCGTTCCCTACAAAGTGGGCAAGTTCCCGTTCGCCGCCAACAGCCGCGCCAAAACCAACGCCGACACGGACGGCCTGGTCAAGATCCTCAGCCACAAGGAGACGGACAGGATGCTGGGCGCGCACATCCTCGGAAGC GGGGCGGGAGAGATGATCAACGAGGCGGCCCTCGCCATGGAGTACGGCGCGTCGTGCGAGGACGTCGCCCGGGTCTGCCACGCCCACCCG ACGGTGTCGGAGGCGTTCCGGGAAGCCAACCTGGCCGCCTCCTTCGGCAAGGCCATCAACTTCTGA
- the LOC144016549 gene encoding uncharacterized protein LOC144016549 isoform X1, whose product MLVCRKRPDNMDVRSQYDILATEEKRSRRKIFSDHNTLNVQSVSLLECAGSCPNLRMSRRDAADSPALPADPAAALTPPLPARAPHRPLRVSVSSDSGGRFKALDTQEWKDNLKAQMEAAHSAGAASSTGSLERASLFCAPPKAGARFSLFSPSWNVSGESESNPPSRSASKKFRNYGRRAATAPAGDPGVEVGGDGGGAPQHFQPVISKVTDYIYVGNLSAAYNGRALCRNDIDSIIDMSGAPAPALSLVPCTCPRGARRHSWSRLKVDVGDGAAERRSCFDAVNECLHASAGKRRRVLVHCGDGLSLAPTCVIQYLMLKRDMRLVAAYQLLRDRYPVNIRECHRNMLVGLERALRPGDADPEGFKRAISRKVAWT is encoded by the exons aTGCTTGTGTGCAGGAAGAGACCCGACAACATGGACGTGCGCTCGCAGTACGACATCCTTGCTACTGAAGAAAAGCGGTCGCGTAGGAAGATCTTCAGCGACCACAACACACTCAACGTTCAATCCGTCAGCCTCCTGGAATGTGCTG gttCGTGTCCCAATCTGAGGATGAGTAGAAGAGACGCGGCGGACTCGCCGGCGCTGCCCGCCGATCCGGCGGCGGCCCTCACCCCCCCGCTGCCCGCCCGGGCCCCGCATCGGCCCCTGCGCGTGTCGGTGTCGTCCGACAGCGGCGGGCGCTTCAAAGCGCTCGACACGCAGGAGTGGAAGGACAACCTCAAAGCTCAG ATGGAGGCGGCCCACAGCGccggcgccgccagcagcacGGGCTCCCTGGAGCGGGCGTCGCTCTTCTGCGCCCCGCCCAAGGCCGGCGCTCGCTTCTCGCTCTTCTCTCCGTCCTGGAACGTCAGCGGCGAGTCGGAGTCCAACCCGCCGTCTCGCTCCGCCTCCAAGAAGTTTCGCAACTACGGCCGGCGGGCGGCCACGGCCCCGGCGGGCGACCCCGGAGTTGAGGTAGGCGGCGACGGGGGCGGAGCCCCGCAACATTTCCAGCCGGTCATCTCCAAGGTGACGGACTACATCTACGTGGGCAACCTGAGCGCGGCGTACAACGGCCGGGCGCTGTGCCGCAACGACATCGACAGCATCATCGACATGAGCGGCGCCCCGGCGCCCGCCCTCAGCCTGGTGCCGTGCACGTGCCCGCGCGGCGCCCGCCGCCACAGCTGGTCCCGCCTCAAGGTGGACGTGGGCGACGGCGCCGCCGAGCGCCGCTCGTGCTTCGACGCCGTCAACGAGTGCCTCCACGCCTCGGCCGGCAAGCGCCGCCGCGTGCTGGTCCACTGCGGCGACGGCCTGTCGCTGGCGCCCACCTGCGTCATCCAGTACCTGATGCTCAAGCGCGACATGAGGCTGGTGGCCGCCTACCAGCTCCTGCGCGACCGATACCCCGTCAACATCCGCGAGTGCCACCGCAACATGCTGGTCGGCCTGGAGAGGGCGCTGCGGCCCGGCGACGCCGACCCGGAGGGCTTCAAGCGCGCCATCTCCAGGAAGGTGGCgtggacgtga
- the syt8 gene encoding synaptotagmin VIII isoform X2: MWLPSSSSSSPSAIVSDLLNTNTTASDLVHGIIEKIPLPQWAVYILSAVGGIVLLLVVCCVCVCCCRIKRKKRRQKPAEPLVKLQTQTGGEPAQPDAGDGASKQPRGKLLYSLEFDAAVSELVVGVKQASSLKAMDLRGTSDPYVKVYILPDKTKTCETKVLKNTLNAVFNETFNFQVFDFDRFSKHQIIGELRLKLGQVDWNHVIEEWRDLQEPADVEEENLGEICFSLRYVPTPGKLTVVILEAKNLKSTDRDGSSDPYVKVQLALDKRKWKKKTTSIKKNTLNPYYNEAFTFRVSMEQIQRVNVVISVWDYDPMTPNDPTGKIFLGCDAPGNQLRHWADMLANPRRPVAQWHALLSMQQIDATLALKKKIPLASNLPF, encoded by the exons ATGTGGTTGCcttcgtcatcgtcgtcgtcacccTCTGCAATCGTCTCTGACCTCCTCAACACCAACACCACAGCCAGTGACCTGGTACACGGGATCATTGAGAAAATCCCAC TACCTCAGTGGGCCGTCTACATCCTGTCGGCGGTGGGCGGGATCGTGCTCCTGTTGGTGGTGtgctgcgtgtgcgtgtgctgcTGCCGAATCAAACGCAAGAAACGGCGGCAGAAGCCAGCGGAACCCCTGGTGAAACTTCAGACGCAAACCGGCGGCGAGCCG GCTCAACCCGACGCGGGCGACGGCGCCAGCAAACAGCCGCGAGGGAAACTGCTGTACTCGCTGGAGTTCGACGCCGCTGTCTCCGAG CTGGTGGTGGGCGTGAAGCAAGCTAGCAGCCTGAAGGCCATGGACCTGCGAGGAACTTCTGACCCTTACGTCAAGGTCTACATTCTGCCTGATAAGACCAAGACCTGCGAGACCAAAGTCCTGAAGAACACGCTCAACGCCGTCTTCAACGAGACCTTCAACTTTCAG GTGTTCGACTTCGACCGCTTCTCCAAACACCAAATCATCGGAGAGCTGCGCCTGAAACTCGGACAAGTGGACTGGAATCACGTCATCGAGGAGTGGAGGGACCTCCAAGAGCCCGCCGACGTGGAG GAGGAGAACCTCGGCGAGATCTGCTTCTCTCTGCGTTACGTTCCCACACCCGGCAAACTGACGGTCGTCATCCTGGAGGCCAAAAACCTCAAGAGCACAGACCGGGACGGAAGCTCAG ATCCGTACGTGAAGGTGCAACTTGCGCTGGACAAGCGCAaatggaagaagaagacgacgtcCATCAAGAAGAACACGCTCAACCCGTACTACAACGAGGCCTTCACCTTCAGAGTCAGCATGGAGCAaattcag CGCGTCAACGTGGTGATCTCGGTGTGGGACTACGACCCCATGACCCCCAACGACCCGACGGGCAAGATCTTCCTGGGCTGCGACGCGCCGGGCAACCAGCTGCGGCACTGGGCCGACATGCTGGCCAACCCGCGCCGGCCCGTGGCGCAGTGGCACGCGCTGCTCTCCATGCAGCAGATCGACGCCACCCTCGCCCTCAAGAAGAAGATACCGCTCGCCAGCAACTTGCCGTTCTGA
- the LOC144016549 gene encoding uncharacterized protein LOC144016549 isoform X2 translates to MDVRSQYDILATEEKRSRRKIFSDHNTLNVQSVSLLECAGSCPNLRMSRRDAADSPALPADPAAALTPPLPARAPHRPLRVSVSSDSGGRFKALDTQEWKDNLKAQMEAAHSAGAASSTGSLERASLFCAPPKAGARFSLFSPSWNVSGESESNPPSRSASKKFRNYGRRAATAPAGDPGVEVGGDGGGAPQHFQPVISKVTDYIYVGNLSAAYNGRALCRNDIDSIIDMSGAPAPALSLVPCTCPRGARRHSWSRLKVDVGDGAAERRSCFDAVNECLHASAGKRRRVLVHCGDGLSLAPTCVIQYLMLKRDMRLVAAYQLLRDRYPVNIRECHRNMLVGLERALRPGDADPEGFKRAISRKVAWT, encoded by the exons ATGGACGTGCGCTCGCAGTACGACATCCTTGCTACTGAAGAAAAGCGGTCGCGTAGGAAGATCTTCAGCGACCACAACACACTCAACGTTCAATCCGTCAGCCTCCTGGAATGTGCTG gttCGTGTCCCAATCTGAGGATGAGTAGAAGAGACGCGGCGGACTCGCCGGCGCTGCCCGCCGATCCGGCGGCGGCCCTCACCCCCCCGCTGCCCGCCCGGGCCCCGCATCGGCCCCTGCGCGTGTCGGTGTCGTCCGACAGCGGCGGGCGCTTCAAAGCGCTCGACACGCAGGAGTGGAAGGACAACCTCAAAGCTCAG ATGGAGGCGGCCCACAGCGccggcgccgccagcagcacGGGCTCCCTGGAGCGGGCGTCGCTCTTCTGCGCCCCGCCCAAGGCCGGCGCTCGCTTCTCGCTCTTCTCTCCGTCCTGGAACGTCAGCGGCGAGTCGGAGTCCAACCCGCCGTCTCGCTCCGCCTCCAAGAAGTTTCGCAACTACGGCCGGCGGGCGGCCACGGCCCCGGCGGGCGACCCCGGAGTTGAGGTAGGCGGCGACGGGGGCGGAGCCCCGCAACATTTCCAGCCGGTCATCTCCAAGGTGACGGACTACATCTACGTGGGCAACCTGAGCGCGGCGTACAACGGCCGGGCGCTGTGCCGCAACGACATCGACAGCATCATCGACATGAGCGGCGCCCCGGCGCCCGCCCTCAGCCTGGTGCCGTGCACGTGCCCGCGCGGCGCCCGCCGCCACAGCTGGTCCCGCCTCAAGGTGGACGTGGGCGACGGCGCCGCCGAGCGCCGCTCGTGCTTCGACGCCGTCAACGAGTGCCTCCACGCCTCGGCCGGCAAGCGCCGCCGCGTGCTGGTCCACTGCGGCGACGGCCTGTCGCTGGCGCCCACCTGCGTCATCCAGTACCTGATGCTCAAGCGCGACATGAGGCTGGTGGCCGCCTACCAGCTCCTGCGCGACCGATACCCCGTCAACATCCGCGAGTGCCACCGCAACATGCTGGTCGGCCTGGAGAGGGCGCTGCGGCCCGGCGACGCCGACCCGGAGGGCTTCAAGCGCGCCATCTCCAGGAAGGTGGCgtggacgtga